The Solanum pennellii chromosome 4, SPENNV200 genomic interval GACGTAGTCGACAGGTGTGGGACATTTCCTTTCAACATTCTCAAGTCCTTGTATACATGATTAACTAATCAATCATACAAGTAAACACAATAAGACATCGATCAATATACGAAAGCAGAATTGGAAACGATGAAAggtaaacaaaaatatattcaacATGGCAATATACAAGTAAACTGAATAAGATATCGATCAATATACGAAAGCAGAATTGGACACGATGAAAGGTAAGCAAAAACATATTTAACATGCCAATAAGAAgcaaatttaaactaaaaaccACGCCTCGACAAAGCTTATAAAGCTTCATTTCCCCTGCTCTACCATGCCCCGACCTGTTAACTCGAGTAATATCACAACAAATCAATCTCAGCTAAGCCAAATCAAAACACATTTCTCAAAAAACACAACTAAGCAACGAAATATAAAGAATTACAATACTATCAATACCTTCTGTTACCGCGGTTGGGCAATAGAgcacaaaattattaaaatttgatccAAGAACAGGGAGTCTCTCCTCACGAGCATAATTTTTCAACGCGATATCAATAACATCAGCCACAAGCTCCTTTTCATTAACAACAAAACGAATCGGTCCAGCACTACCAACAACAGTTATACTAATCAACAACCGATTCCCTTTCCCAGCTTGAATCTTCTTCGTCTTATAAAGCAACATCTTGTTAATTCCACTCAAATTCGttacaaataaacaaaaataataacagtTTCGATCTATAATGGCCTACGAAGCCACGAAAACAGAGTTTCTCTGGTACGTAGGCCAAATTATGTTCACGTAATGAATGGTTCAAGGATCAACACCAATGGAACGATAATACCAACCTTCTTTACAAGATGCAAAgcaaaatgaagaagaaattgaaatcTCCCTTATTGGAGATGATAAAGAAGTAATCATCAAcaaattcttgaaaatttccACCATCAAAAACGAAAATTTGTAACGAAAGAGATCAAATCTCAAGAAGATGAAGGAAATttataggtttttttttagggttagggatttAACAAATTTGGGGATTTTGTATTTTTGGAAGAGAGAGGTGATTTATTCGGATCCTTTACCGTAAGAACCgggtttgttttttttttaatttaaccaCTTGtccttatttttctctttttcaagTCATTAAAATAGAATGGTACAATCCGCGCACGGTGCGCGGACGttattatattgatttatttatgatagAAGTGAATTTCGATAGAGTTATATAAGACTatcaaacgaaaaaaaaaaaggatagaagttattacttgatgaaaaatatcaCATCGCTAAATAAATAATTGGTAACGATTTAGGGAAAAAGTGTGAATTTATATTCGTAAGAAATGTAAGTAGTTCTTAATTCATGATTATGAGGAATTTGTGTGTTAGTTtctaaacaaataaaatgatatccATTAATATGAAACCAAGAAATCATTGATGcacccttttttttgtttgcggatcgatttaaaataaatcaaaagcaAAGTGACTTGAAAGTTGAAACTAAGAGCATGTTtggttcagcttaaaagctggtcaaactgacttaaaagctgatttttgacttatttagctgtttggcaatactcaaaataacttattttaagttaaaaaaaacttattttaagccaaaagttaaaagctgaggtaggggtgcttttttttttttagcttataagctgttttaagttgaccacatttttatctttttgtccttaatatttttatacaatctccaaattacccacataaccctaacatttctttcttccatttttcccttttcacgttcggcatagcaacttcagcacttttattcaaacgcataactgcttattctAAAAAcaagtttcagcacttttaaaaagtacttttttaaagctgtttttattaagcccatccaaacgggccctaaacgtttcaaatttcaaaaaaatttagatttagTTAGTGTCCTAACGTAAAATAACATTTCTCTAATATTCCACTCCGACAACAAAATTACAataggttaaaaaaaaaaaatattccacTCTGACAGAAGTGAAACTGCTTCACCTTTAGCCAGAAGTCTAGGGTTCAAGACCTGGATACAGAAAAAATACTGGTGGGAGTACCAAACCTGAATGGCCCGTGTAGTGCTCGATCCAGAACTAGTCGCAGCTGCAATATTGACTTCAGACACCAAGCAggaaacccaaaaaaaaaacccagGTGATCTAGATACGGTCCGGGGAGCTTATTAAGCTCCCCGGACggattcataattgatacatgAGTAATACTACTATACCATGAGTATATAACAATTGTTATAATGAATTTGGTGAAGATTGAGACTGAAAAATGTACACAAGAAAATTTAGTTTTGTACATATGTGAAAGAACTTAATTTCAAGAAACTCCATGAGGTAAGATCATTGCTGAATACATTTAATCTATCTGTCAAAAAACAGATTACTGCTTTCATGTCCAGCAAGGGCATCGAGTAGTAATCCGTATAACTTCCAATGGCGCGTAAAATCATCACTGGTCTATTAAAGAGTGCAATTTCTGTCGAAAGACAGGGATTTTGCTTGCGTCTATTGCCATTACCAAGCCAGTTAGCCGATAATCTTTGAGCTGCAAAGTTAGGAGACGAAAAAGTGTTTTATTCATGAATGGCAATCAGATGACAAGTATAATCACAAC includes:
- the LOC107016141 gene encoding uncharacterized protein LOC107016141, translated to MLLYKTKKIQAGKGNRLLISITVVGSAGPIRFVVNEKELVADVIDIALKNYAREERLPVLGSNFNNFVLYCPTAVTEDLSPWETIGSLGVRNFVLVKKPQSENPVLNGKQQPILDGKQVVMARKGSGSWKAWFNKSLSRKIVSY